GGGCGAAGGGGATGGGTGCATCGGCGACAACCACGCCATACGCCTCGAACGGGTACGGCCCGAACAGGCTGCTGAACAGCGCGATCATCTGTGGTGTGCGCCCGAAGTCGTAAGAGGCTTCTTCGGCGATATCGGGCGGGAAATAGTTGCGGATAGGCAGGCCGTTCGGCCCCTCCTGCTCCTCGATCACAAAGTCCCCAATGCTGACGGTCACCAGGTAGCTGGCAGTCGGATAGCTGCTTTCCCAGACAAACGTCCGCATAGCCCCCCGGTCGATGGTCTCCGTGAGCAGGCCGTTGGCGGCGACGACATATTCCGCCGGGGTGGTAACGCGGATCGTATAGGTAGCTTTGTCCAGCGGGTGCTCGTTGACCGGATACCAGGACGACGCTCCGGCTGGTTCCCCGGCCACAAAGACGCCGTTCTCATGATGTGTCCAGCCCAGCTCAGTCATCCGCGTACTGCCCATGCCGGGGATGCCCTCGTACAGAACGACGGTCGTGAAGGTGGCCCCGGCGGGGATGGGCCGGGTGGGGATGACGGTCAACTCCGTGCCGCGGTGCTCGAAAGCAGCGATGGCCCCGTCGACGCGAATCTGGTTGATCGTCAGCCGCCGGAAGTCCAGGTTGAAGGCGCTCAGGTCCTGCGTGGCAACAGCCTCGATTGTGGCTGTGCCCATCAGCAGCCGGGCGTCAAAGTCGTAGAGCAGGTTCAGGTCATAGTGCTGGACGTCGTAACCGCCATTGCCCAGAGCGGGGTAATAGCTGTCGCCGAGGCCAGCGCCGCCGGGACTCTGGGCCAGGGCCGGGCCAGCCGCCAGCAATAGCGCAGTCAGGGCGATCAGAAGCGCGTGCCGCATACTGTCCTCCCGGTGCGTCAGGGGCACCATCCAGGGCCATTCGCCTCTAACATTAGACGCAAACGGGGGATTCGTCCAACATGTAACGGGAAAAGTGGGCGCAGCCAGCCAGCTGCGCCCGTTTTCTCTTTGCTCAGGCCGCGGGCTACTGCATCCCGGCGAAGGGGTCAGGGTTGGCCTTCAGCCAGTCAGTCAGGGCTTTGGGGGAGGTGAAGGTCTCCTCCCGCACCTTCACGCCCGGCGTATTGGCCCGGAACCAGGGCACCATCGAGCCATCCGGCGTGCCCCATTCCAGCGGGTTGACCACCAGCACCAGGCGCGTTTCCCCGGCGATGGTCAGCCCGGCTTCGCCCGGACTCCAGGTGATCGTCACCCCGCCCTGGCCGTAGTAACCGGCGTCCAGCACCGCCCGCCCCCAGCGGCCGTCGTCAAAAGGCGGCAGCAGGATCACCACCCGCCGCTGCACCGGGTGCTTCATCAGCCCCGGCCCGACCGACCATGGCCAGCTTGGGCCTTTGGGCGCGCCTTCCACCGGCACGTTAACCGGTCCCTCCAGCGCTTTAAGGTCAACCTGGGCGCTGCGCTGCGGGGCGTGAGCGCGCATCAGTTCCTGGAACTTGTGGAAGGCCTGCTTGGGGCGGCCCAGCCCTTCCACAAACAGGCCGTACTTCTTGCCGAAATCCTCCGCACAGAACAGCGAGGCCAACGCCACCCGGTCATCGGCGGACAGCAGGGACATGCCCAGCGTATTCTGGCGGGCCTGGTAATCCTCCCCCAGATCAGATGACCAGCCGAACTCCGAGACGAAGATCAGGTGCTTGGTACCGGGGTCGTGGGCATGCATCACCGCCCACATACGGTCCATGTAGGAGCGGTAGGTGGCGCGGATATCCTCCGGGTTAATCGAGCCATCGGTGCCGGTCGGTGAAGCAGGGTCTTCGCCAATGTAAAGGTGGTAGCCGACGCCGTCCCACGGGACTTCGCCGGGCGCCCAGTTGCCGATCTGGTAGACAGTGTTCAGGTAGCGGGCGGCCTCGTTGCCATTGACCCACGTCGCTTCCAGCGGGGGGCTGATCAGGCGGATGCCGCGCTCACGGGGTTTGAGGGTCTGGTAGAGCGTGTTCATCATGGCCACGAACCAGCGCGGATGAACCAGAGCGCGGTCGCCGCCATGCCAGCCGTTCGGCTCGTTGAGCGCCTCGTAGACGAAGACCTTGCCCCGGTAGCGGTCGACGATGGCCCGGAAGCGGGCAGCGTAGGCCTGAATCCAGGCAGCGGCGTTGGGATGGTTGGGGTCGCGCAGGGTATCGCCGAGCCAGAAGTCGCGGCAGGCGTCGTGGCCGACCGTGGCGTAGATCTTCATCCCCCGGCTACGGAAGCCATCAACAATGCGGTCATAGCGGTCG
The genomic region above belongs to Anaerolineae bacterium and contains:
- a CDS encoding M1 family peptidase; the protein is MRHALLIALTALLLAAGPALAQSPGGAGLGDSYYPALGNGGYDVQHYDLNLLYDFDARLLMGTATIEAVATQDLSAFNLDFRRLTINQIRVDGAIAAFEHRGTELTVIPTRPIPAGATFTTVVLYEGIPGMGSTRMTELGWTHHENGVFVAGEPAGASSWYPVNEHPLDKATYTIRVTTPAEYVVAANGLLTETIDRGAMRTFVWESSYPTASYLVTVSIGDFVIEEQEGPNGLPIRNYFPPDIAEEASYDFGRTPQMIALFSSLFGPYPFEAYGVVVADAPIPFALETQTLSLFGRRHVDGERGDEITVAHELAHQWFGNSVSLADWSDIWLNEGFAEYASYLWYEYLESREALDEVLHHFYNRLAESLLPPPGSPPPDDLFNISVYVRGAMTLHALRARLGDEVFFRILQTYYDRFKYGNATTGDFIAVAEEISGQELDNFFDAWLYRLPLPPIPELGWAPPPPPTATLRPTVPARPTVSALPTVSALPTVSARPTVSALPTVSALPTVSALPTVSARPTELARPTVTPRITVTPMPTPARG